From one Streptomyces sp. R41 genomic stretch:
- a CDS encoding nitroreductase/quinone reductase family protein gives MTRYAELKYRMVTPFQRRIGNPVLRRLPIQTVLETTGRKSGLPRRTPVGGRRVGDSFWLVSEYGERSQYVRNIRADARVRVRIRGRWHSGTAHLLPDDDARARLKTLPRLNSAAVRAVGGRLLTVRVDLED, from the coding sequence GCTCAAGTACCGGATGGTCACGCCGTTCCAGCGGCGCATCGGTAACCCGGTCCTTCGCCGTCTGCCGATTCAGACCGTTCTGGAGACCACGGGGCGGAAGTCCGGGCTGCCCCGCCGTACGCCGGTGGGCGGCCGTCGTGTCGGCGACTCCTTCTGGCTGGTCTCCGAGTACGGCGAGAGGTCCCAGTACGTGCGGAACATTCGTGCGGACGCGCGGGTTCGCGTCCGCATCAGGGGGCGCTGGCACAGCGGCACGGCCCACCTTCTCCCGGACGACGACGCCCGGGCGCGCCTGAAGACGCTGCCCCGCCTGAACAGCGCGGCTGTCCGGGCGGTGGGGGGTCGGCTGCTTACGGTGCGGGTGGACTTGGAGGACTGA
- a CDS encoding aldehyde dehydrogenase family protein — MSGDEQWLFIGGSWVAPENGFYEVIDPATEGVVGRAPEASREQVHAAAAAAREAFETWSRTPADERAAVLGRAADIIQRNFVPYADLAQAESGATTGTARGMQVGVGVARFRRYAKVEPVEQPLPPQINEAGPFGKAAVMGALAVRQPVGVVTCITSYNNPWANPAGKIAPALAMGNTVVVKPAPQDPLSVYRMAEALEAAGAPPGVVNVVSGSRPEVGEAAVDCADVDMVSFTGSTAVGQRIAEVCGRGMKRQLMELGGKGAAVVFDDADLESAVSGIGTTFSFYSGQICTAPTRVLVQRGVHDRLVEQLAAYAGYLKVGDPREQGTVVGPVISSAHRDRVESYVELGRKEGARVVTGGGRPALERGFYVAPTLLADCTPDMRVVREEIFGPVVVVVPFGDEEEAVALANDSDYGLIDYVWSGDVARAFRVARRLRAGGVGVNTVGRNMEAPFGGFKKSGVGRDVGSYALHAYSEVQAIVWPG; from the coding sequence GTGAGCGGTGACGAGCAGTGGTTGTTCATCGGCGGGTCGTGGGTGGCGCCCGAGAACGGGTTCTACGAGGTGATCGACCCGGCGACCGAGGGCGTCGTCGGGCGGGCGCCGGAGGCCTCGCGGGAGCAGGTGCACGCGGCGGCGGCCGCGGCCCGCGAGGCCTTCGAGACGTGGTCGCGCACGCCCGCCGACGAGCGCGCCGCCGTCCTCGGCCGGGCGGCGGACATCATCCAGCGCAACTTCGTCCCGTACGCCGACCTCGCCCAGGCGGAGAGCGGCGCGACGACGGGGACGGCTCGCGGAATGCAGGTGGGCGTCGGGGTGGCCCGCTTCCGGCGCTACGCGAAGGTCGAGCCCGTAGAGCAGCCGCTGCCGCCGCAGATCAACGAGGCCGGCCCTTTCGGCAAGGCGGCCGTGATGGGCGCGCTGGCCGTACGCCAGCCCGTCGGCGTCGTCACCTGCATCACCTCGTACAACAATCCCTGGGCGAACCCGGCCGGCAAGATCGCCCCCGCGCTGGCGATGGGCAACACGGTGGTGGTGAAGCCGGCCCCGCAGGACCCGCTGTCCGTGTACCGCATGGCGGAGGCGCTGGAGGCGGCGGGCGCGCCGCCGGGGGTCGTCAACGTGGTGAGCGGCTCGCGCCCGGAGGTGGGCGAGGCCGCGGTGGACTGCGCCGACGTGGACATGGTGAGCTTCACCGGATCCACGGCCGTCGGGCAGCGGATCGCCGAGGTGTGCGGCCGTGGGATGAAACGGCAGCTGATGGAACTGGGCGGCAAGGGCGCGGCGGTCGTCTTCGACGACGCCGATCTGGAGTCGGCGGTGTCGGGGATCGGCACGACGTTCTCGTTCTACAGCGGGCAGATCTGTACGGCGCCGACCCGGGTGCTGGTGCAACGGGGCGTGCATGACCGCCTGGTGGAGCAACTGGCCGCTTACGCCGGGTACTTGAAGGTGGGCGACCCGCGGGAGCAGGGGACGGTGGTGGGGCCCGTCATCTCCTCCGCCCACCGGGACCGCGTCGAGTCGTATGTCGAGCTGGGGCGGAAGGAAGGGGCACGGGTCGTCACGGGTGGCGGGCGCCCCGCCCTCGAACGCGGCTTCTACGTCGCCCCCACCCTCCTCGCCGACTGCACCCCCGACATGCGGGTGGTCCGCGAGGAGATCTTCGGCCCGGTCGTCGTGGTCGTCCCCTTCGGGGACGAGGAGGAGGCCGTCGCCCTCGCGAACGACAGCGACTACGGCCTGATCGACTACGTCTGGTCCGGCGACGTCGCCCGCGCCTTCCGCGTCGCCCGTCGCCTCCGCGCCGGCGGGGTGGGCGTGAACACCGTCGGCCGCAACATGGAGGCCCCCTTCGGCGGCTTCAAGAAGAGCGGGGTGGGGAGGGACGTGGGCTCGTACGCGCTGCACGCGTACAGCGAGGTGCAGGCGATCGTTTGGCCTGGGTGA
- a CDS encoding amidohydrolase family protein — protein sequence MLDHLIKGATVVDGTGAPAYTADVGIRDGRIAVIGTVTESSRTTEDAAGLVLAPGFVDPHTHYDAQLFWDPYATPSLNHGVTTVAGGNCGFTLAPLNPARPEDADYTRRMMSKVEGMSLVALEEGAPWNWHTFGEYLDALEGRIAVNAGFMVGHCALRRYVMGPDAVGGQPTEEQLSQMLALFHQAMDAGAWGLSTTQSSTHSDGDGKPVASRHAKPAELLALSKAVGEHEGTQIEAIVAGCLDQFSDAEIDLFVEMSTAAGRPLNWNVLTIDAAVPERVPRQLEASERARKAGGRIVALTMPILTPMNMSLGTFCALNLIPGWGPILGLPVPERIARLRDPDVRAEMLRRADSKEAGVFRRLANFGRYVIGDTYSAANEGLTGRVVNDIAAERGQEPFECLVDICASDDLRTVLWPMPTDNDPDSWALRAETWQHQDVMLGGSDAGAHLDRMCGAPYTTRFIGDCLRGRKLVTLERAVQMLTDDPARLFGLRERGRIEVGWHADLVLFDPERIDAGKATLVHDLPGDSPRLDSKAIGVSAVWVNGVEALRRDVVTGAVPGKVLRSGRDTRTVSTK from the coding sequence ATGCTCGACCACCTGATCAAGGGCGCGACCGTCGTGGACGGGACGGGCGCGCCCGCGTACACCGCCGACGTGGGGATACGGGACGGTCGTATCGCCGTGATCGGTACGGTCACCGAGTCGTCCCGTACGACCGAGGACGCGGCCGGGCTCGTCCTCGCCCCCGGCTTCGTCGACCCGCACACGCACTACGACGCCCAGCTCTTCTGGGACCCGTACGCGACCCCGTCCCTGAACCACGGGGTCACCACGGTCGCGGGCGGCAACTGCGGCTTCACCCTCGCCCCGCTCAACCCCGCGCGGCCCGAGGACGCCGACTACACGCGCCGCATGATGTCCAAGGTCGAGGGCATGTCCCTGGTCGCCCTGGAGGAGGGCGCGCCCTGGAACTGGCACACCTTCGGGGAGTACCTGGACGCCCTGGAGGGGCGGATCGCCGTCAACGCGGGCTTCATGGTGGGGCACTGCGCGCTGCGCCGGTATGTGATGGGCCCGGACGCGGTGGGCGGGCAGCCCACCGAGGAACAGTTGTCGCAGATGCTCGCCCTCTTCCACCAGGCGATGGACGCCGGGGCCTGGGGCCTGTCCACCACCCAGTCCTCCACGCACTCCGACGGCGACGGCAAGCCGGTCGCCTCCCGGCACGCGAAGCCCGCCGAGCTGCTGGCCCTGTCGAAGGCCGTGGGGGAGCACGAGGGCACCCAGATCGAGGCGATCGTGGCCGGCTGCCTCGACCAGTTCAGCGACGCCGAGATCGACCTGTTCGTGGAGATGAGCACGGCGGCCGGCCGCCCGCTCAACTGGAACGTCCTGACGATCGACGCCGCCGTCCCCGAGCGCGTCCCCCGCCAGCTGGAGGCGAGCGAGCGCGCCCGCAAGGCCGGCGGCCGCATCGTCGCGCTCACCATGCCGATCCTCACGCCGATGAACATGTCGCTGGGCACCTTCTGCGCGCTGAACCTGATCCCCGGCTGGGGGCCGATCCTGGGGCTGCCCGTGCCCGAGCGGATCGCTCGGCTGCGTGATCCGGATGTACGCGCCGAGATGCTGCGGCGCGCGGACTCCAAGGAGGCGGGCGTCTTCCGGCGCCTGGCCAACTTCGGGCGGTACGTCATCGGGGACACCTACAGCGCGGCGAACGAGGGGCTGACCGGGCGGGTCGTGAACGACATCGCCGCCGAGCGCGGCCAGGAACCGTTCGAGTGCCTGGTCGACATCTGCGCGAGCGACGACCTGCGTACGGTCCTTTGGCCCATGCCCACCGACAACGACCCCGACTCCTGGGCCCTGCGCGCCGAGACCTGGCAGCACCAGGACGTCATGCTCGGCGGCTCCGACGCGGGCGCCCATCTGGACCGCATGTGCGGAGCCCCGTACACCACCCGCTTCATCGGCGACTGCCTGCGCGGGCGCAAGCTGGTGACGCTGGAGCGGGCCGTGCAGATGCTGACGGATGATCCGGCGCGGCTGTTCGGGCTGCGCGAGCGCGGACGGATCGAGGTGGGGTGGCATGCGGACCTCGTGCTCTTCGACCCGGAACGGATCGACGCCGGGAAGGCCACCCTGGTGCACGACCTGCCGGGAGACAGTCCGCGCCTCGACTCGAAGGCGATCGGGGTGAGCGCCGTGTGGGTCAACGGGGTCGAGGCGCTACGGCGGGATGTGGTGACGGGGGCGGTGCCCGGGAAGGTGCTGCGCTCCGGGCGGGACACGCGGACGGTGAGCACCAAGTGA
- a CDS encoding LLM class flavin-dependent oxidoreductase — translation MEFGLFVQGYVGKRAETDPLAEHKALMEETEYVIQADKSGFKYAWASEHHFLEEYSHLSANDVYLGYLAHATDRIHLGSGIFNPLAQVNHPVKVAEKVAMLDHLSENRFEFGSGRGAGSHEILGFLPGITDMNYTKEIWEETIAEFPKMWLQEEYVGFKGKHWQLPPRKVLPKPYGKSHPAMWYAAGSPPSYAMAARKGLGVLGFSVQKVSDMEWVLEQYKTAVVNAEPIGDFVNDNVMVTTTAICAPTHEEAIRIAVGGGLHYLPSLVFRYHDTFPRPEGFPVWPETLPEYNEEFVELLIEEELLICGDPDEVLTQCKRWEQAGADQLSFGLPVGVPPEYTLQTIKLIGEHVIPKIDTDPVHRTTRFRQAA, via the coding sequence TTGGAATTCGGGCTCTTTGTACAGGGATACGTGGGCAAGCGGGCCGAGACCGATCCGCTCGCGGAGCACAAGGCGCTGATGGAGGAGACCGAGTACGTCATCCAGGCGGACAAGTCCGGCTTCAAGTACGCCTGGGCGTCGGAGCACCACTTCCTGGAGGAGTACTCGCACCTCTCGGCCAACGACGTCTACCTCGGCTATCTGGCGCACGCGACCGACCGCATCCACCTCGGCTCCGGGATCTTCAACCCGCTCGCCCAGGTCAACCACCCGGTGAAGGTCGCCGAGAAGGTCGCCATGCTCGACCATCTCTCCGAGAACCGCTTCGAGTTCGGCAGCGGCCGCGGCGCCGGCTCGCACGAGATCCTCGGCTTCCTCCCCGGCATCACCGACATGAACTACACCAAGGAAATCTGGGAAGAGACCATCGCCGAGTTCCCGAAGATGTGGCTCCAGGAGGAGTACGTCGGGTTCAAGGGCAAGCACTGGCAGCTCCCGCCGCGCAAGGTGCTGCCCAAGCCGTACGGCAAGTCGCACCCCGCCATGTGGTACGCCGCCGGGTCGCCGCCCTCGTACGCCATGGCCGCCCGCAAGGGCCTCGGGGTGCTCGGCTTCAGCGTGCAGAAGGTCTCCGACATGGAGTGGGTCCTCGAGCAGTACAAGACGGCGGTCGTGAACGCCGAGCCGATCGGAGACTTCGTCAACGACAACGTGATGGTGACGACGACCGCGATCTGCGCGCCGACGCACGAGGAGGCCATCCGGATCGCGGTCGGCGGCGGGCTGCACTATCTGCCCTCCCTCGTCTTCCGCTACCACGACACCTTCCCGCGCCCCGAGGGCTTCCCCGTCTGGCCCGAGACGCTCCCCGAGTACAACGAGGAGTTCGTCGAACTCCTCATCGAGGAAGAGCTGTTGATCTGCGGCGATCCGGACGAGGTGCTCACCCAGTGCAAGCGCTGGGAGCAGGCGGGCGCCGACCAGCTCTCCTTCGGCCTGCCGGTCGGGGTCCCGCCCGAGTACACGCTGCAGACGATCAAGCTGATCGGCGAGCACGTGATTCCGAAGATCGACACGGATCCGGTGCATCGGACGACCCGGTTCCGCCAGGCCGCTTAG
- a CDS encoding SDR family NAD(P)-dependent oxidoreductase translates to MGKLDGRVVLITGASRGQGEQEARLFAEEGAKVVVADVLDDQGEAVAKELGALYVHLDVSQESDWSSAVAAVEKTYGRIDGLVNNAGILRFNSLVDTPLDEFMQVVHVNQVGCFLGIKAAAPRIAAAGGGTVVNTASYTAMTGMAAVGTYAATKHAILGLTRVAAMELAHQNIRVNAMCPGAIDTAMSNPAQLDPHADATETSRALDELYSKLVPLGRIGRPEEVARLALFLTSDDSSYITGQPFVIDGGWLAGVSVI, encoded by the coding sequence ATGGGCAAGCTGGACGGACGCGTCGTCCTCATCACCGGTGCGTCGCGCGGGCAGGGCGAGCAGGAGGCACGGCTGTTCGCCGAGGAGGGCGCCAAGGTCGTCGTCGCCGATGTGCTCGACGATCAGGGCGAGGCCGTCGCCAAGGAATTGGGCGCGCTGTACGTCCACCTCGACGTGAGTCAAGAGAGCGACTGGAGCTCCGCCGTGGCGGCCGTCGAGAAGACGTACGGCCGTATCGACGGGCTGGTCAACAACGCCGGCATCCTGCGCTTCAACTCCCTCGTCGACACGCCCCTCGACGAGTTCATGCAGGTCGTGCACGTCAACCAGGTCGGCTGCTTCCTCGGCATCAAGGCCGCGGCGCCGCGTATCGCGGCGGCCGGCGGGGGAACCGTCGTCAACACGGCCTCGTACACCGCGATGACCGGGATGGCGGCGGTGGGCACGTACGCGGCGACCAAGCACGCCATCCTCGGGCTCACCCGGGTCGCGGCGATGGAGCTGGCGCACCAGAACATAAGGGTCAACGCCATGTGTCCGGGCGCCATCGACACCGCGATGTCCAACCCGGCCCAGCTGGACCCGCACGCGGACGCGACGGAGACCTCCCGGGCCCTCGACGAGCTGTACAGCAAGCTCGTGCCGCTGGGGCGGATCGGGAGGCCGGAGGAGGTAGCGCGGCTCGCCCTCTTCCTCACGTCCGACGACTCGTCCTACATCACCGGGCAGCCGTTCGTGATCGACGGGGGGTGGCTGGCGGGAGTCTCCGTCATCTGA
- a CDS encoding LLM class F420-dependent oxidoreductase — protein sequence MPVPSEERLSYGIQLPVQSQSTIYAEPWEAAAGPDDLVEIARAADRSGFAYLASCDHVAIPRRLAPAMSTIWYDPVATLAYLAGVTERVRLLSHVAIVGLRHPLITAKQYATLDHLSGGRLILGVGAGHVQEEFEAVGADFERRGAVLDESIDALRAALGPEEFPVHHGKLYDFEGLGQRPRPAQERVPVWVGGSSPAAVRRAALRGDGWLPQGDPRDRLPEQIAKLRRIRDDAGITEPIVVGAITEPLYVGEPGWDVGRRTLHGAPEALAESLRAYRAMGVHQIQVRFRSRGRGELTDQIAAFGADVAPHLN from the coding sequence GTGCCCGTCCCGTCCGAGGAACGCCTCTCCTACGGCATCCAGCTCCCCGTCCAGTCCCAGAGCACCATCTACGCGGAACCCTGGGAAGCCGCCGCCGGCCCCGACGACCTCGTCGAGATCGCCCGCGCCGCCGACCGCTCCGGCTTCGCGTACCTCGCGAGCTGCGACCACGTCGCCATCCCGAGGCGCCTGGCCCCCGCGATGAGCACCATCTGGTACGACCCCGTCGCCACCCTCGCCTACCTGGCGGGCGTCACCGAGCGCGTACGGCTGCTCAGCCACGTCGCGATCGTCGGTCTGCGGCATCCGCTCATCACGGCCAAGCAGTACGCGACCCTCGACCACCTGAGCGGGGGGCGCCTGATCCTCGGGGTCGGCGCCGGACATGTACAGGAGGAGTTCGAGGCGGTCGGGGCCGACTTCGAGCGGCGCGGGGCGGTCCTCGACGAGTCCATCGACGCGCTGCGCGCCGCGCTCGGACCGGAGGAGTTCCCCGTTCACCACGGCAAGTTGTACGACTTCGAGGGGCTCGGGCAGCGGCCGCGGCCCGCGCAGGAGCGGGTGCCCGTGTGGGTCGGCGGGTCCTCGCCCGCCGCCGTGCGTCGCGCCGCGCTCCGGGGCGACGGCTGGCTGCCGCAGGGGGATCCGCGCGACCGGCTGCCGGAGCAGATCGCCAAGCTGCGCCGGATCAGGGACGACGCGGGGATCACCGAGCCCATCGTCGTCGGCGCGATCACCGAGCCCCTCTACGTCGGTGAGCCCGGCTGGGACGTCGGGCGGCGCACGCTGCACGGGGCGCCGGAAGCACTCGCCGAGTCGCTGCGGGCGTACCGCGCGATGGGCGTGCACCAGATACAGGTGCGGTTCCGCAGCAGGGGCCGCGGCGAACTCACCGACCAGATCGCGGCGTTCGGCGCGGACGTCGCGCCTCACCTCAACTAG
- a CDS encoding VCBS repeat-containing protein: MRRRKFRSRLGLVAAVAVAGAVVGPVSAHAAGTASAGATSVRADFNGDGYTDLAVAAPWGTVGGYARAGYVSVVYGSSQGLDTKHRQVISQNTAGIPGAAETGDWFGWGLSLGDLDGDGYTDLVVGAPSEDVGSVQEAGTLTVVWGGKTGLSGGKVVATGSMLDQVKPRHATVGDFNGDGRLDVATDNHLLTGPFTRTAGAAATADIAFDLSYEDAGFTIDDVAAGDVDHDGITDLVGLVHTPTEEGPPGAAYRIAYLHGTKQGLSDPVVLKRSDGTNMPGGSSLGIGDVNKDGYADLVVGRPVDGQGERSVEPTLLGGQVGVVYGSASGPDTSRTTVINQDTAGVPGVSEYGDDFGLGISIGDANGDGYADVAVGSPGEDIGTVAEAGGVAVLRGGASGLTGSGAVSFSQNTTGVPGTAEKGDLFGGHTALADANHDGRAELYVAAHGENTYDGAVWAFRSTSTGPTASGSVSFGPADIGAPVTDAWFGYGFAR; the protein is encoded by the coding sequence ATGAGAAGACGCAAGTTTCGTTCTCGCCTCGGACTCGTGGCCGCCGTGGCCGTCGCCGGAGCCGTTGTCGGCCCGGTGAGCGCGCACGCGGCCGGTACGGCGAGCGCCGGGGCGACGAGCGTGCGCGCCGACTTCAACGGCGACGGGTACACGGACCTCGCCGTCGCCGCCCCCTGGGGCACGGTCGGCGGGTACGCCCGTGCCGGATACGTGAGCGTCGTGTACGGCTCCTCGCAGGGGCTGGACACCAAGCACCGGCAGGTCATCAGCCAGAACACGGCCGGCATACCCGGCGCCGCCGAGACCGGCGACTGGTTCGGCTGGGGCCTGTCCCTCGGCGACCTGGACGGCGACGGGTATACGGACCTGGTCGTCGGCGCCCCGAGCGAGGACGTCGGGTCCGTGCAGGAGGCGGGCACCCTGACCGTCGTCTGGGGCGGGAAGACGGGTCTGTCCGGCGGCAAGGTCGTGGCGACCGGCTCCATGCTCGACCAGGTCAAGCCCCGGCACGCCACCGTCGGCGACTTCAACGGCGACGGCCGACTCGACGTGGCCACGGACAACCACCTGCTGACCGGTCCGTTCACCCGCACCGCCGGTGCCGCGGCGACCGCGGACATCGCCTTCGACCTCAGCTATGAAGACGCCGGCTTCACCATCGACGACGTCGCCGCCGGGGACGTCGACCACGACGGCATCACCGACCTCGTCGGGCTCGTCCACACCCCCACCGAGGAGGGGCCGCCGGGCGCCGCCTATCGCATCGCCTACCTCCACGGCACCAAGCAGGGGCTGAGCGACCCGGTCGTCCTGAAGCGGTCCGACGGCACCAACATGCCCGGCGGCTCCAGCCTCGGCATCGGCGACGTGAACAAGGACGGGTACGCCGACCTGGTCGTCGGACGCCCTGTCGACGGCCAGGGTGAGCGATCCGTCGAACCGACGCTCCTCGGCGGGCAAGTCGGCGTGGTGTACGGCTCGGCGAGCGGGCCCGACACCTCCCGTACGACGGTGATCAACCAGGACACGGCGGGCGTGCCCGGAGTGTCCGAGTATGGCGACGACTTCGGCCTGGGCATCTCCATCGGGGACGCCAACGGCGACGGGTACGCGGACGTGGCCGTCGGCTCCCCGGGTGAGGACATCGGCACGGTCGCCGAGGCGGGCGGCGTGGCCGTGCTGCGCGGCGGAGCGTCCGGCCTCACCGGCAGCGGCGCCGTGTCCTTCAGCCAGAACACCACGGGTGTGCCCGGCACCGCCGAGAAGGGCGACCTCTTCGGCGGGCACACCGCGCTGGCCGACGCCAACCACGACGGCCGTGCCGAGCTGTACGTCGCCGCGCACGGCGAGAACACCTACGACGGCGCCGTCTGGGCCTTCCGCTCCACCAGCACCGGCCCGACCGCCTCCGGCTCGGTCTCCTTCGGGCCCGCCGACATCGGCGCGCCCGTCACCGACGCCTGGTTCGGCTACGGCTTCGCCCGCTGA
- a CDS encoding amidohydrolase family protein: METSRTFPKIISVDDHTVEPPDVWRDRLPAKYQDTGPRIVRAPLKEMTFLGGKFAPVMGSPGDDGPIGDWWVYEDLHRPLTRLDTAVGYDRDEIRLEVITYEQMRPGSYDVPQRLADMDVNHVQSALCFPTFPRFCGQTFTEAKDRELGLLGVKAYNDWMVEEWCGPQAHGRLIPLTLIPLWDPELAAEEVRRNAARGVRAVAFSEIPPHLGLPSIHTDEWDPFLAACDETGTVIAMHIGSSSRMPSTSADAPPAVGSTITFANCCFSMVDWLMSGKFERFSNLKVMYAEGQIGWIPYILERADVVWEENRGWGGVADKVHRPPSELFAEHVYGCFFDDAFGLKNLDAIGVANVLYETDYPHSDSTWPKSREVGEAQMGHLDADVVDRIVRRNAIDLLGLTEDGLWPRGGAG; encoded by the coding sequence ATGGAGACATCCCGGACCTTCCCGAAGATCATCTCGGTGGACGACCACACGGTGGAGCCCCCCGACGTCTGGCGCGACCGGCTGCCGGCGAAGTACCAGGACACCGGGCCCCGCATCGTCCGCGCGCCCCTGAAGGAAATGACCTTCCTGGGAGGGAAGTTCGCACCCGTCATGGGCAGCCCGGGCGACGACGGCCCCATCGGCGACTGGTGGGTGTACGAAGACCTCCACCGGCCGCTCACCCGCCTCGACACCGCCGTCGGATACGACAGGGACGAGATACGCCTCGAAGTCATCACGTACGAGCAGATGCGGCCGGGGTCGTACGACGTCCCCCAGCGTCTGGCCGACATGGACGTCAACCATGTCCAGTCCGCCCTCTGCTTCCCCACCTTTCCGCGCTTTTGCGGTCAGACGTTCACCGAGGCCAAGGACCGTGAGCTGGGCCTTCTCGGGGTGAAGGCCTACAACGACTGGATGGTGGAGGAGTGGTGCGGGCCCCAGGCCCACGGCCGGCTCATACCGCTCACGCTCATCCCCCTGTGGGACCCCGAACTTGCGGCGGAGGAAGTACGGCGCAATGCCGCCCGTGGCGTACGCGCGGTGGCCTTCTCCGAGATTCCGCCCCATCTGGGGCTGCCCTCCATCCACACCGACGAGTGGGACCCCTTCCTCGCCGCGTGCGACGAGACCGGCACGGTCATCGCCATGCACATCGGCTCGTCCAGCCGCATGCCGTCGACCTCCGCCGACGCCCCGCCCGCCGTCGGCTCCACCATCACCTTCGCCAACTGCTGCTTCTCGATGGTCGACTGGCTGATGAGCGGCAAGTTCGAGCGCTTTTCGAACCTGAAGGTGATGTACGCGGAGGGGCAGATCGGGTGGATCCCGTACATCCTTGAGCGCGCCGACGTGGTGTGGGAGGAGAACCGCGGCTGGGGCGGCGTCGCCGACAAGGTCCACCGGCCGCCGTCCGAGCTCTTCGCCGAGCACGTCTACGGCTGCTTCTTCGACGACGCCTTCGGCCTGAAGAATCTCGACGCCATCGGGGTCGCCAACGTCCTCTACGAGACCGACTACCCGCACTCCGACTCGACCTGGCCCAAGTCCAGGGAGGTCGGTGAGGCCCAGATGGGCCACCTCGACGCAGACGTGGTCGACCGGATCGTACGGCGCAACGCGATCGATCTGCTGGGGCTCACGGAGGACGGGCTGTGGCCCCGGGGAGGCGCCGGTTAA